The window TAGTTATTATTATGTAGTCATTTTTGAATCTGATCAGGAATCGAGCGCACGATCAGAAAGAAACAGAATAAGAAATCTACCGGACCTTGATCAGGTTTGGGTATTAACCGTAAGCGAGTAAGGAATGAGAACTGCCATTTTAGGTTTTATCATTTTGATGTCCAGTTTTGCTGGCGCCCAACCTTATATTAACAGTGTAGATCCCATCAGTGCGGGACCGGGAGAAACAGTGACAATCGCTGGATCCGGTTTCGGCAGTACGATAGCACAAAATCTGGTTTATTTAGGTGATGGCCAGGCAACCGTTACATCGGCTACCGAAAATTTACTTACGGTAACTGTTCCATCCAATGCTACGGCTGGAAAAATAGTGGTTACAAACCTGAACAACGGACAGAGTAATATCTACACGAGTAACTTTATCCTGAGTATTGGCGCTACAAATTTCAGTGTTAATAACTTTGATGATCCATCAACTTTTGGTACTAGTTATTTTTTTACCTACGACCTTTGTACCTGCGATTTCGATAATGATGGAGACAATGATTTGGTAGTTACTCATAATGAAACACCCGGTCCCTTAGAATTGTATGAAAACAGCAGTTCAATCGCGGGATTTTCTTTCGGAACACCGATTGAATTAGGAGAAAAGCCAACCATTAACGTGGTTTGCGCAGATTTGAATGCGGACGGTTTTCCGGACCTGGTGGCTACAGAGGGCGATACGTTCGATGAAGTCTTTATTTTCGAAAATACTGGTTCAGGATCAATCGCTACTGCTTTCAGCTCCACTCCTACGCAATCCATCATATTACCTCGAAATGCGAGCAACAATAACGTGCGTGTCGCTGCTCAGATAGATTTAGCCGACATTGACGGTGATGGCTGGATCGACATCATCGCTGGTGGGCAAAGTGACAATTTGATTGATATTTATCTCAACAATACAGGCTCAGCCGGAAGCAGTTTATCTTTTTCTACCACCTCCGATCAAGTGGTATCACCGGTTGCCGGTGAAGGTCGGATCATCACTCTCGGTGATCTGAATGGCGATAATTCTCCTGAATTGATCATTGGTGTCCGGACAGGTGAAACTGTCTATATTTTTCGAAATCTCAGCACCTCAGGTAATGTCAATTTTTCAGATCGGTTTACTTTAGACTTGCCAAGTACCAGTTTAAGAAGATTAGGCGTCGCAGACCTAAATGGGGACAATAGAATGGAAGTAGCTATTACAGATGCGACACCTGGAAGGTTATTTTTATTGCAAAATACCACGGATGTTGTAGGCGCAGCGCTCTCTTTTGAAGATCCCGTAGAAATCAATACAACTGCATCCAGGACCTGGGGTGTCACCTTTGGTGATTTGGATGGTGACGGTGATTCGGATATTGTATTGGGATCGGAAGATTCCGATAATTTGGCCATACTCACCAATAACTCTTCTAGCACGAATTTATCATTTACTGAATCCACTATTGACATTGGGTCAAATTCCCGGAATGTCAGGATTGGTGATTTAAACGGAGATGCCAAACCGGACATTTACATGACCGCAAATAGTAGTTTGAATCGAAGAGGTGATGTTAGTATTCTCGCTAATCGCAATTGCGTGGCTCCCGTACTTACCCCAACAGAAGGAGATTATTGTAACGGAATTAGTTTTATTGTAGAAGCATCAGGTGCTCCGAATGTTACTTATTCCTGGGAAGTGGACACAGGAAGTGGCTTCAATATAGATGCTTCCTCCACAAGCAATACGCTGGATATTTCCAGTTACAGCAGTGATATCGCTGTGCGAGTCACTATGAATACGGATGATGGCAGCTGCAGCGAACGATCTAATGTGGTTAACCTGTCATTCCAAAACATTTCAATTTCCACTCCAAACTTCACGAACCCTGCCACCTTCTGTGCCGGAGAAACATTGACACTTACTTCAGCGGCTACCGCAGATGTTTACCATTGGAAAGGGCCTAATGGATTTGAACAAACTACTAGCTCCGGTTCAGTTAATGTAGCTGCCGTAGCGGAAGCGATCAATAGTGGGCAATATACGTTGCAGACCGAAAACACCGGGAGTTGCATGAGTCTCGTAGCAACCACAACGATACAAGTGTTCGATGTGCCCTCACTCACGATCATCAATGATGATGCAGTGACTTTCTGTGATGGAGAAAGTACATTACTTCGAGTTCAAGAAGTTGGAGGATTTGACTATCAATGGCTTTTGGATGGTGCGGAAATCTCAGGAGCGACTGGTCTGAATGTAACTGCTGACCAAAGTGCTGAGTATAGTCTCAGGTTGACCGATGATAATAGTTGTGCCCGGATTGGAGTACCATTGACAATAACCGAAGTAGCCCCCCCTACTTCTACCATCGATGTAGCCACTGAAATTTGTACCGGTGTTGAATTGGAATTTAACGGAACTGGAACTGGAGCCGCGGGTTTTGCCCTAAGTTATGATTGGGACATACAAGACCGCTTTGGAAATAGCATAGGCACTTCCGACGAGGCCAACCCATCATTTATTTTCACTTTCGAAGGTGTATATACCGCTAACCTGATTACTGGATATGCTGACATACCGGATTGTAGCAATTCTGGTTCACAAAATGTGACTGCATCAGGGCCACCAGAATTGGAAATTGACTATCCCAATGGAAGAGAAAAATGTCCAAGTGATAGTATTCAAATTGAAACAACAGCTGGCTTTGTAGATTATTTCTGGGTTGATGTAACTAACGGCGCAACTGATACCTTAACACGATATACGGGACAAAATGCTGCCTTTATTAACACAGCCGATGGTGAAGACGCTACACAACTCCAATTAACCATCAATACAGATATTGGCTGCGAAGTAAGCACCACCGGAGAGATCAGCAACTTTAGTAATGCCGGCGTAGAGATCGGTAGCCCGGATTTTGAAATTGTTAATGGTACAGTAA of the Cytophagales bacterium genome contains:
- a CDS encoding FG-GAP-like repeat-containing protein, whose translation is MRTAILGFIILMSSFAGAQPYINSVDPISAGPGETVTIAGSGFGSTIAQNLVYLGDGQATVTSATENLLTVTVPSNATAGKIVVTNLNNGQSNIYTSNFILSIGATNFSVNNFDDPSTFGTSYFFTYDLCTCDFDNDGDNDLVVTHNETPGPLELYENSSSIAGFSFGTPIELGEKPTINVVCADLNADGFPDLVATEGDTFDEVFIFENTGSGSIATAFSSTPTQSIILPRNASNNNVRVAAQIDLADIDGDGWIDIIAGGQSDNLIDIYLNNTGSAGSSLSFSTTSDQVVSPVAGEGRIITLGDLNGDNSPELIIGVRTGETVYIFRNLSTSGNVNFSDRFTLDLPSTSLRRLGVADLNGDNRMEVAITDATPGRLFLLQNTTDVVGAALSFEDPVEINTTASRTWGVTFGDLDGDGDSDIVLGSEDSDNLAILTNNSSSTNLSFTESTIDIGSNSRNVRIGDLNGDAKPDIYMTANSSLNRRGDVSILANRNCVAPVLTPTEGDYCNGISFIVEASGAPNVTYSWEVDTGSGFNIDASSTSNTLDISSYSSDIAVRVTMNTDDGSCSERSNVVNLSFQNISISTPNFTNPATFCAGETLTLTSAATADVYHWKGPNGFEQTTSSGSVNVAAVAEAINSGQYTLQTENTGSCMSLVATTTIQVFDVPSLTIINDDAVTFCDGESTLLRVQEVGGFDYQWLLDGAEISGATGLNVTADQSAEYSLRLTDDNSCARIGVPLTITEVAPPTSTIDVATEICTGVELEFNGTGTGAAGFALSYDWDIQDRFGNSIGTSDEANPSFIFTFEGVYTANLITGYADIPDCSNSGSQNVTASGPPELEIDYPNGREKCPSDSIQIETTAGFVDYFWVDVTNGATDTLTRYTGQNAAFINTADGEDATQLQLTINTDIGCEVSTTGEISNFSNAGVEIGSPDFEIVNGTVIIPAMTNAVNLVATGGSNYRWRPNEIFNDSTSSNVEVFPRSASTDVTLFGIDTNGCEETDMITLQNDNLIARTGFSPNGDGLGFECWEILNSSSITGCSVFIFDNRGRNVHVADSPFTDDCVWDGNINGSAAPVGIYYYVLKCEESQLNISGSIVLAR